A window of Komagataella phaffii GS115 chromosome 1, complete sequence contains these coding sequences:
- a CDS encoding Putative transcription factor, with protein MTIKGGVQKPTARSKPAGESHFDVGNLAAAAVAHSSKQEVDQHDAIALLKNAGVEVNSVVGPTASSGPPRPTTTQRTSSSGKKVVNTKRAEQNRKAQQVFRKKREEQFQELEKKAQLVDHYRDIIQNLKNEIMTLRDYTLTLQSKLIEHGDNTIGSNNSSLSAVLSRSYLGKLNSLGNLGKEEEQDSNKNGEIKEETLGLIN; from the coding sequence ATGACTATTAAAGGCGGTGTACAGAAACCTACAGCTCGATCGAAACCGGCTGGCGAAAGCCATTTTGACGTTGGTAACTTagctgctgctgctgttgctcattcttcaaagcaaGAAGTTGACCAACACGATGCCATCgcattattgaagaatgctGGAGTAGAGGTTAATTCGGTGGTAGGTCCAACTGCATCCTCTGGACCCCCAAGACCGACTACCACTCAAAGAACCTCCTCCAGTGGTAAAAAGGTGGTCAACACCAAACGTGCTGAGCAAAATAGAAAGGCGCAACAGGTATTCCGAAAGAAGAGGGAAgaacagtttcaagaactggagaagaaggctCAATTAGTGGATCATTACAGAGACATTATCCAAAATCtcaaaaatgaaataaTGACTCTCAGGGATTACACTTTAACGTTGCAGAGCAAGCTAATTGAGCACGGAGATAACACTATCGGGTCTAACAACAGCAGTCTCTCGGCCGTCCTCTCCAGGTCTTACCTGGGAAAGCTCAATAGTTTGGGGAACTTgggaaaagaagaggagcAGGATTCTAACAAAAACGGAGAAATCAAGGAGGAGACTCTCGGCCTGATAAATTAA
- a CDS encoding 6-phosphofructo-2-kinase: MTFFRRSLQSSKSNSTTSISSLYATPNSVDTLTPEFVPEVIDDELNSLHFKFTNFALDDEVVDIASETATEASGVATMKTSPSLRTGSDVKWCVLLVGLPASGKSTVVRQLKQYLTTGTKQKCRVEIYNAGNVRRSQHPKRADSGFFEFGSTSTNGRLRETFARDTLAMLLGDLQNDHVDIGILDATNSTRERRKSLLEQIHAVSPSTNIQTLILEVQCTNKSMRRFNIERKAQNADYIHIPRDVAVKDFFNRVQVYESHFEPVSAQELASLKLPYLSMINVGEEIIYNFENAKQTDFSLEDPIFLLICSFVTEYRTQYAPTYLMTLKSFYASEYAPLVSTPLAFAATSAETASTQ; the protein is encoded by the coding sequence ATGACGTTCTTCAGGCGTTCTTTGCAATCGTCCAAAAGCAACTCAACAACCAGCATATCCTCGTTGTACGCCACTCCAAACAGCGTCGACACTCTGACGCCCGAGTTTGTGCCGGAGGTGATCGATGACGAGTTGAACAGTCTGCATTTCAAATTCACAAACTTTGCACTCGACGATGAGGTCGTCGATATCGCTTCAGAAACTGCCACCGAGGCCTCCGGCGTGGCAACCATGAAAACTTCGCCATCCTTGCGCACTGGCTCCGACGTCAAATGGTGTGTGCTACTTGTCGGACTTCCTGCTAGTGGCAAATCCACCGTTGTTCGTCAGCTCAAGCAGTATCTAACAACCGGAACCAAGCAAAAATGCAGAGTTGAGATATACAACGCCGGGAATGTGCGCCGGTCGCAGCACCCGAAGAGAGCAGATAGTGGATTTTTCGAGTTCGGCTCTACTTCAACAAACGGAAGATTGCGAGAAACGTTCGCAAGAGACACTCTGGCTATGCTATTGGGAGACTTGCAAAATGACCACGTTGACATAGGCATCTTGGACGCAACTAACTCGACGCgtgaaagaagaaagtctTTGCTGGAGCAAATTCATGCTGTATCACCATCTACCAATATCCAAACATTGATCCTGGAAGTTCAGTGCACTAATAAGTCTATGCGTCGTTTCAACATCGAGAGGAAAGCCCAGAATGCAGACTATATTCATATTCCTCGAGACGTTGCCGTTAAAGATTTCTTCAACCGTGTCCAAGTTTACGAGTCACACTTTGAACCTGTCTCTGCTCAGGAGTTAGCCTCTTTAAAATTACCATATTTATCAATGATCAACGTTGGTGAAGAAATCATTTACAACTTCGAAAACGCAAAGCAAACTGACTTTTCATTAGAAGATCCTATATTCCTTTTGATATGTTCATTCGTTACGGAATACCGGACCCAATACGCCCCCACATACCTGATGACGTTAAAATCATTCTATGCCAGTGAGTATGCCCCATTAGTGAGCACTCCCTTAGCTTTTGCTGCAACCTCCGCTGAGACAGCTTCCACACAGTGA
- a CDS encoding Polyadenylation factor subunit 2, protein MSEEEERKVAHRRTVDHGNPMGRWHILRSLGVTKPNKKFQHLGIVRPESSYLIDLLPPKAYPRYPAVNLPGKFVHLSANKAKHAIQAISWTPEGRRVLSGSNSGEFTLWNGMTFNFETIMQAHESAITAIKYSYNKEWLLSADQDGTIKYWQPNFNNVNIIKGAHSDAIRDVCFSPNDSKFVSCSDDNTLKIWNFNNGLQESVLAGHHWDVKSCDWHPDLGLIVSGSKDNLLKLWDPRTSPGKCIATLHGFKHTITATRFQNTESSTKRLLASGGRDRSIRVFDLRKMNDVYVNKSHESDVSCISWNPIHGNLLTSGGYDGSMNYYLLDDTLRGQEEQNMEFYHKIPYAHEKSVNCIEYHPLGHLLATAGTDRSVRFWCRNRPNDPYAFKDTTYTNEKSGTTWYYELDSQGQPTEERKDAPTQNRMESLPGLGQGQWGQ, encoded by the coding sequence ATgtcagaagaagaggagcGTAAGGTCGCCCATAGAAGAACGGTTGATCATGGCAATCCCATGGGAAGATGGCACATATTGCGATCGTTAGGAGTTACAAAGCCGAacaaaaagtttcaacaCTTGGGGATAGTTCGACCAGAATCCTCTTATTTGATAGATCTTTTGCCTCCTAAAGCGTATCCTCGTTATCCGGCCGTCAATTTACCTGGTAAGTTTGTGCATTTGAGTGCTAACAAAGCCAAGCATGCTATTCAGGCCATTTCGTGGACTCCAGAAGGTCGTAGAGTCCTGTCGGGAAGTAATAGTGGTGAGTTCACACTATGGAACGGTATGaccttcaattttgaaactatCATGCAAGCACATGAGAGTGCCATCACAGCTATAAAATATTCATACAATAAAGAATGGCTGCTTAGTGCAGATCAAGATGGGACCATCAAGTATTGGCAGCCTAATTTTAACAATGTCAACATTATCAAAGGTGCCCATTCTGATGCTATCAGAGATGTTTGTTTCAGTCCAAATGATTCCAAATTTGTCAGTTGTTCAGATGACAATACGCTGAAAATATGGAACTTCAACAATGGGCTACAAGAATCCGTTTTGGCTGGCCACCATTGGGACGTTAAATCCTGTGACTGGCATCCTGACCTAGGACTGATTGTCAGTGGCTCAAAAGACAACCTACTTAAACTATGGGACCCAAGAACAAGTCCCGGAAAATGCATAGCTACACTTCATGGTTTCAAGCATACGATTACAGCAACAAGGTTTCAAAATACAGAGTCGTCCACGAAAAGATTACTGGCGAGCGGTGGAAGAGATAGGTCAATCCGTGTATTCGACCTGCGGAAAATGAACGACGTCTACGTCAACAAATCCCATGAGTCTGACGTTTCATGTATTTCGTGGAACCCCATCCATGGTAACCTTTTGACCAGCGGAGGGTACGACGGTTCAATGAATTATTATCTTCTGGATGATACCCTCCGTGGGCAAGAAGAGCAAAACATGGAATTTTATCACAAAATTCCCTATGCACATGAAAAATCTGTTAACTGTATCGAGTACCATCCCTTAGGCCATTTGCTGGCAACAGCAGGAACAGATCGTAGTGTAAGATTCTGGTGTCGAAACAGACCCAATGACCCTTACGCTTTCAAAGACACTACTTATACTAATGAGAAGTCTGGAACAACCTGGTACTACGAGTTGGACAGCCAGGGGCAGCCAACGGAAGAAAGGAAGGATGCACCAACTCAAAACAGGATGGAATCTTTGCCTGGTTTAGGTCAAGGCCAATGGGGGCAATAA
- a CDS encoding Phosphatidylglycerol/phosphatidylinositol transfer protein: MLALVRISTLLLLALTASASLIPFQGKLTFPGQDLKPVPGDSPIANCDVSQKQLLTLKEVDLSPNPPQRGVNLTITAIGDLDVAVTEGAYVEIDVTYGYIKLIHQTFDICSEIQNVDLECPLDKGHYELTKEVEIPQQVPPGKYTVFARAFTADDKFITCLTGSVEFGPENFSFF; this comes from the coding sequence ATGTTAGCATTAGTACGCATTTCAACCCTGCTTCTGCTTGCCTTAACCGCATCTGCGTCTCTGATACCTTTTCAGGGTAAATTGACATTCCCCGGTCAAGACCTCAAGCCAGTCCCAGGTGACTCCCCCATCGCCAACTGTGACGTCTCCCAGAAACAACTTTTAACCCTGAAAGAGGTAGACTTGTCTCCAAATCCTCCTCAAAGGGGTGTTAATCTGACCATCACCGCCATAGGAGATTTGGATGTTGCCGTCACCGAAGGCGCCTACGTTGAAATCGATGTTACTTATGGCTACATTAAATTAATTCATCAGACATTCGACATCTGCAGCGAGATCCAGAATGTCGACTTGGAATGCCCTCTAGACAAAGGCCATTACGAGCTAACGAAAGAAGTGGAGATCCCTCAGCAGGTCCCTCCAGGCAAGTACACAGTCTTTGCTCGTGCCTTCACGGCAGATGACAAGTTTATCACCTGTCTTACCGGCTCGGTTGAGTTTGGCCCTGAAAACTTtagtttcttctga
- a CDS encoding putative transporter produces MNDYRTMDKVSRKNARGTFQRDLTYNEPSLPNGGRIVYSKGKIVFVFLLFLISIAAFVSQTEITSFVYSEGFNEPFLLLYLTHGSWFVLWPLQFISIAFFKTTRKYIRHLRGYESLVPGTKWKGFRRTFASSVKAQHRNIHHTSELIAKSCSPGFKSSMPLDYQPQKHPKTYRDFFTSNSIKYILLTSIPITLILNVAGSSWYFALTLSTSNDVTAIYNCSAFTAYAFAIPLLGEKFSFLKLSSVIIAVFGVFIVTYNPAVPSDDDQSGNDKSYRFVGNVIISVGAVLYGLYEVLYKKYLCCPSSLISSRRQASMSNFAMSVIGIFNFGLFWAPLVFAHFTGLHKFNLDYSGTIWLLVGLSVLSNLLFSCSFLALTSLTSPVLSSVSSLVTILFVGITDWLLFGIQLSWTQIFGDMVVVLGFGLLIYGSWNEISEDEEDDLVIDSDAESVVSAQVSEGRR; encoded by the coding sequence ATGAACGACTATAGAACAATGGATAAGGTTTCTAGGAAGAATGCACGGGGTACATTTCAACGAGATCTGACTTACAACGAGCCCTCCCTACCCAACGGCGGGCGGATCGTGTACAGTAAAGGCAAGATCGttttcgtcttcctcctcttcttAATTTCCATTGCCGCTTTTGTCAGTCAAACGGAGATCACGTCTTTCGTGTACTCCGAAGGATTCAATGAACCGTTTCTACTTTTATATTTAACTCATGGATCGTGGTTTGTGCTCTGGCCGTTGCAGTTCATTTCTATCGCCTTTTTCAAGACCACTCGCAAGTACATCCGACATCTACGAGGTTACGAGAGCTTAGTCCCTGGTACCAAGTGGAAAGGGTTTAGACGTACCTTTGCCAGTTCAGTGAAGGCCCAGCATAGGAATATCCATCACACCTCAGAGCTCATAGCTAAAAGCTGTTCTCCAGGCTTCAAGAGTTCTATGCCTCTCGACTATCAACCGCAAAAGCACCCCAAGACCTATAGAGATTTCTTCACTTCCAATTCCATAAAGTATATCTTGCTGACCAGTATCCCTATTACACTGATATTGAATGTGGCTGGATCATCGTGGTATTTTGCCCTGACCTTGAGCACAAGTAACGACGTTACGGCCATTTACAATTGTTCCGCATTTACTGCCTATGCCTTTGCAATTCCGCTTCTAggtgaaaagttttcctttttgaaactttcaaGCGTAATAATTGCAGTTTTCGGAGTCTTTATTGTCACTTACAACCCTGCTGTGCCTTCCGATGACGATCAATCTGGAAATGACAAGTCATATAGGTTCGTGGGAAATGTCATCATATCAGTGGGTGCCGTACTCTATGGCCTTTACGAGGTTCTCTACAAGAAGTACCTCTGCTGTCCATCAAGCTTAATCTCCTCTCGAAGACAGGCATCTATGTCAAACTTTGCTATGTCAGTGATTGGAATATTCAATTTTGGTCTCTTCTGGGCTCCTCTGGTATTTGCACATTTCACCGGACTCCATAAGTTCAATCTGGACTACAGTGGGACCATTTGGCTCCTGGTTGGCTTGTCAGTGTTATCAAACCTTTTATTCAGTTGTTCATTTTTAGCCCTTACTTCTTTAACTTCTCCTGTTCTCTCTTCGGTTTCGTCCCTAGTGACAATCCTGTTTGTGGGAATCACGGATTGGCTACTCTTCGGTATTCAGCTGAGCTGGACACAGATCTTTGGTGACATGGTCGTCGTACTTGGATTTGGTCTATTGATCTACGGGTCCTGGAATGAGATTAGTGAGGACGAAGAGGACGACCTCGTTATAGACAGTGACGCAGAAAGTGTGGTGAGCGCTCAAGTGTCCGAAGGAAGACGATAG
- a CDS encoding Putative ABC transporter → MSSEKESPSESKSSQVLNIPKNERVRLTVRNLQVTLKAQKKKQSLLKRLRKSEKDNTIDEEALPQKKIISNVNLDLKEGELIAILGASGSGKTTLLNTLSQKVTKNKSFLFSGMIKYNENTDIERIRHAYMSQTDFFLPNLTVYETLDYAAKLKLPRNYTNAERTELVESILVELGLDRIRESIICNSFGSIYISGGEQRLVSMALQLLNKPGLLFLDEPTTGLDATSSFRIITALHKLSRNFGMTIVLTIHQPRYEILEQIDRICILTRGCRVIYNGSPLNSIEYFKNIGHDIPRNVNLTDYLLDISCKDSSSPENESQSLARIEYLASKWEKHEPSTLDEGVEVMDSFTHSSNSEKALTEIEKRITLIKQIRILTKRTFILSLRDRGSMLTFNFSILIMGVACGWLFFKPPADLGGIRSIVSQVYVVLELIGFVPMILEITRLWDFDGQAFLRENSEGYVSVTGWIISRRLAKFPIEDFPTSIFFALITYFMFGLRTDNGASNFLIYFVVTLFVNLCAVALATLCFAVGSDFASSSLMCNVIYQLQNSSCGYFINAKTMPVYVRWLKYCAHFWYAFGCLMSNQFTDWMGDCPTEGDACVEYSGIYQLEIFGFGENWITLPICVLLAFFLGTLVLSGFILRYKNTEVSMSKEITSNMFSKRSKDRKKHEEKDVPADDNFHAISTARREISLNLYVSNVSLYVYPSRLNLGVFTILWKYINNRYLKFGVEKVENTPKSAKSKRLLTNVNAKFIPGRLNAIMGPSGSGKSTLLNYIAGRLSKESNFYTTGEVIVNDIAMRSMDKPLKKLCSYVLQNDSALIPTLTVRETVHFQAQLRLPKEKQIDGGIDRIIDDLLLKFGLLDCQNIPIGDDYTKGISGGERKRVSIVVQLLDDSKILLLDEPTSGLDSFTSSSILSTLEEYAIEQNKLIIMTIHQPKKEIFEKFGNVVLLARGGYVVYNDSAVKIADYFSSLGYDVPPMTNVADFVLDMVSNNIDERPEESDARLRRLVETWQENHESDFQRVQTNTTIKISNEDQFDAQFSHLYQNRAADNVSLPVLIKRLTLTTFRDQGVVAARLYQVMALCVIHALFYAPLKNGADGISNRLGLIFQVLNLYYAGFINNISLFPQVKQLLYNEWEDQIYSLESFFASYFLLEIPFELFCSFLYAVFLVMVIGLPRTAGMLFTTFYASFVAMNCGESFGILFNTLFNKLDVAINVLSNCLIIGIFMAGVMSIHMPEFFKAWNWINPLKYIVGVVAKLGFAGQTFKCEIGDECALSTGDDVLRYYRLDHNFSAFMGALAVCFVVYRFVSYVFLAIRLKMS, encoded by the coding sequence ATGTCTTCGGAAAAGGAGAGTCCCTCTGAGTCAAAGTCCTCTCAAGTTCTGAATATCCCAAAGAATGAGAGAGTCCGTTTGACAGTGAGAAATCTTCAAGTAACACTCAAAGcccaaaaaaagaaacaatcTCTTCTAAAGAGGCTGAGAAAGTCTGAAAAAGACAACACCATTGATGAGGAAGCGCTTCctcaaaagaagatcatTTCCAATGTGAACCTTGACCTGAAGGAAGGTGAACTGATAGCGATCCTAGGTGCCTCGGGAAGTGGGAAGACAACTTTGCTAAATACCTTATCACAAAAAGTCACAAAGAATAAAAGTTTTCTGTTCAGTGGTATGATCAAATACAATGAGAATACTGacattgaaagaatcaGACATGCTTACATGTCCCAAACCGATTTCTTTCTACCAAATTTGACCGTTTACGAAACCTTGGATTACGCTGCCAAGCTGAAATTACCCCGTAACTATACTAATGCAGAAAGAACAGAGCTAGTAGAAAGTATCTTGGTTGAACTAGGGCTGGACAGAATTCGTGAGTCGATCATCTGTAATTCGTTTGGATCAATTTATATTTCTGGAGGTGAACAGAGGCTAGTAAGCATGGCCCTGCAGTTGTTGAACAAACCTGGATTATTGTTTTTGGATGAGCCTACTACGGGACTGGATGCCACCAGCTCTTTCAGAATTATCACAGCCCTTCATAAATTGTCCAGAAACTTTGGTATGACCATTGTACTCACTATTCATCAACCACGTTATGAGATCCTTGAACAGATTGACAGGATCTGCATTCTGACGAGAGGTTGCAGAGTCATCTATAATGGCTCCCCATTAAACTCTATTGAATACTTCAAGAATATTGGACACGATATTCCAAGAAATGTCAACCTTACTGACTATCTTCTGGACATTTCTTGTAAGGACTCATCTTCCCCCGAGAACGAGTCTCAAAGTTTGGCCAGAATTGAATATCTGGCTTCCAAATGGGAGAAACATGAACCGtcaactttggatgaaGGTGTAGAAGTTATGGACTCTTTTACACATTCTTCCAACTCGGAAAAAGCACTCACAGAAATCGAAAAGAGAATCACTCTTATCAAACAGATTAGAATTTTGACTAAAAGGACGTTCATACTTTCACTTAGAGATAGAGGTTCCATGCTCACGTTTAATTTTTCTATTTTAATAATGGGAGTTGCTTGCGGTTGGTTGTTCTTCAAGCCTCCCGCAGACTTGGGAGGAATAAGATCCATTGTTTCTCAAGTTTATGTTGTACTGGAACTTATTGGTTTCGTGCCAATGATTTTAGAAATAACGAGGCTTTGGGATTTCGATGGTCAAGCTTTTCTCAGGGAAAATAGTGAAGGTTATGTGTCTGTGACCGGATGGATAATAAGTCGAAGATTAGCAAAGTTCCCCATTGAGGATTTCCCTACTTCCATTTTCTTTGCTCTAATAACATATTTTATGTTTGGGCTTCGAACAGACAATGGAGCTTCGAACTTCCTGATCTACTTTGTCGTTACCTTATTTGTCAATCTATGTGCTGTTGCGTTGGCTACTCTATGTTTTGCTGTTGGATCTGActttgcttcttcaagtttgatgtGTAATGTGATCTACCAATTGCAAAATTCCTCGTGTGGTTACTTCATCAACGCCAAAACTATGCCGGTGTATGTCAGATGGCTGAAATATTGTGCACATTTCTGGTACGCATTTGGATGTTTAATGTCGAACCAGTTTACTGATTGGATGGGAGATTGTCCAACCGAAGGGGATGCCTGTGTGGAGTACTCGGGAATATACCAACTGgaaatctttggatttggagaaaattGGATTACTCTACCAATTTGTGTCTTATTAGCGTTCTTTTTAGGAACTTTGGTTCTCTCTGGATTTATTCTAAGATACAAGAACACTGAAGTTTCGATGTCCAAAGAGATCACTTCCAACATGTTTTCCAAAAGGAGCAAGGATAGGAAGAAACATGAGGAGAAGGATGTTCCAGCTGATGATAATTTTCATGCCATTTCAACTGCAAGACGAGAGATTTCCTTGAATCTTTACGTTAGCAATGTCTCCTTATACGTCTATCCTTCCAGATTGAACCTAGGTGTGTTTACAATTCTCTGGAAGTACATTAATAACCGGTATTTGAAGTTTGGTGTTGAAAAAGTGGAAAACACTCCCAAGAGCGCAAAATCCAAGCGATTATTGACCAATGTCAATGCTAAATTTATTCCTGGAAGGTTGAACGCTATCATGGGTCCGTCTGGATCAGGAAAATCCACTCTGCTTAACTATATTGCAGGACGACTATCTAAGGAGAGCAACTTTTACACCACAGGTGAGGTCATTGTTAATGATATTGCCATGAGAAGCATGGATAAACCTTTAAAAAAATTGTGCTCCTATGTTCTGCAAAATGATTCCGCATTGATTCCTACGTTGACAGTGAGAGAAACCGTTCACTTTCAAGCTCAATTGAGATTGCCAAAGGAGAAACAAATCGATGGAGGCATAGATAGAATCATCGATGAccttttgttgaaatttgGGTTGTTGGACTGCCAAAATATTCCTATTGGTGATGATTACACTAAGGGCATTAGTGGAGGtgagagaaaaagagtttcCATTGTAGTGCAGTTACTGGATGATAGTAAAATTTTACTTCTGGATGAGCCGACATCCGGACTTGATTCCTTTACAAGCTCTTCCATTTTGTCAACTCTAGAAGAATATGCTATAGAGCAGAATAAGCTTATAATCATGACTATTCATCAAccaaagaaggagatttttgaaaagtttggaaatgtcGTGTTATTGGCTAGAGGAGGTTACGTCGTTTACAACGACAGCGCCGTAAAGATCGCCGATTACTTTTCTAGCCTGGGTTACGATGTCCCTCCAATGACTAACGTTGCTGACTTTGTGCTTGATATGGTTTCTAACAATATCGACGAGAGACCTGAAGAAAGTGATGCTAGACTGAGACGTTTAGTGGAAACCTGGCAAGAGAACCATGAGTCTGATTTCCAAAGGGTTCAGACTAACACCACTATCAAAATCAGCAATGAAGATCAGTTCGACGCCCAATTTTCTCATTTATACCAAAACCGGGCTGCAGATAACGTTTCGTTGCCTGTACTGATCAAGCGATTAACATTGACCACTTTCAGAGATCAAGGAGTCGTAGCTGCTCGATTATACCAGGTGATGGCGTTATGTGTCATCCATGCTCTATTCTATGCTCCTCTGAAAAATGGTGCTGATGGTATTTCCAACCGATTGGGTTTGATCTTTCAAGTTCTGAACCTTTATTATGCCGGCTTCATTAATAACATCAGCTTGTTTCCACAGGTCAAGCAGCTGCTGTACAACGAATGGGAGGATCAGATCTActctttggaatctttctttgcttcaTACTTTTTGCTGGAAATTCCATTCGAACTATTTTGTTCATTTCTCTACGCAGTGTTCCTGGTGATGGTTATTGGGCTTCCAAGGACCGCTGGAATGCTCTTTACCACCTTCTACGCCTCGTTTGTTGCTATGAACTGCGGTGAGTCTTTTGGTATTCTATTCAATACACTGTTCAACAAATTGGACGTGGCCATCAACGTGCTTTCCAACTGTTTGATTATAGGAATCTTCATGGCAGGAGTGATGTCGATCCATATGCCAGAATTCTTTAAGGCTTGGAACTGGATCAACCCTTTAAAGTACATAGTGGGAGTGGTTGCCAAACTAGGGTTTGCAGGTCAGACTTTCAAATGTGAGATTGGAGATGAATGTGCCTTATCTACTGGGGACGATGTATTGAGATACTACCGGTTGGACCATAATTTTTCTGCTTTCATGGGAGCACTAGCTGTTTGCTTCGTGGTGTATCGGTTCGTCAGTTACGTCTTCCTTGCCATTCGGCTAAAAATGAGTTAG